The following proteins are encoded in a genomic region of Arthrobacter jiangjiafuii:
- a CDS encoding sensor histidine kinase — MSSPPEHAATVSAAAEARGSLRLTRSISATWTFTATSILIFELLMVFFTVAVLVDGGSGGAAAAGVGAAGLLWTAATLLPLLDYRHRTDAAPIMSVRHLAPLLMAAIYGLAAGMGTGIWVLAAVPVIQIIMLLNWPPGVRLRVVLAATGLLVAVAAIDFRLTLADSSGTVWPQAILVGVALPAITVSSLWWWDVLVTLDRARGSEARLAATQERLRLATDVHDLQGHHLQVIALQLELAERLMPHDPETGMEHLRAARASVAGASQGTRDLAARFRSVPLRDEMANAVDLLRAGGHQAEFTTDPDTSLAPASVLGPVIRETTTNVLRHGGGRWAQLSLSRADEGWRYQISNDVGAVVSCGDASDRDASGLDGIALRAAGAGGELEVRREDETFTVVVTVPAPGKDSK; from the coding sequence ATGAGCAGTCCGCCCGAGCACGCCGCCACCGTATCCGCCGCCGCGGAAGCCCGCGGCTCCCTGCGGTTGACCCGGAGCATCAGCGCCACCTGGACTTTCACGGCCACGTCGATCCTGATTTTCGAGCTCCTCATGGTTTTCTTCACGGTGGCCGTTCTTGTTGATGGGGGATCCGGCGGAGCAGCGGCCGCAGGAGTGGGTGCCGCCGGATTGCTGTGGACGGCAGCGACGCTGCTGCCGCTGCTCGACTACCGCCATCGCACCGATGCGGCACCGATCATGAGCGTCCGCCATCTCGCACCGCTTCTGATGGCGGCGATATACGGGCTCGCGGCGGGAATGGGGACCGGGATTTGGGTGCTGGCGGCCGTGCCCGTCATCCAAATAATCATGCTGCTGAACTGGCCGCCGGGAGTGCGCCTGCGCGTGGTGCTGGCGGCGACCGGCCTGCTTGTTGCGGTTGCGGCGATTGATTTTCGGCTGACGCTGGCAGACAGCAGCGGCACGGTGTGGCCCCAAGCGATCCTTGTGGGCGTGGCACTCCCGGCTATCACCGTGAGCTCGTTGTGGTGGTGGGATGTGCTCGTCACGCTCGACCGGGCCCGTGGCTCTGAGGCGAGGCTCGCGGCCACCCAGGAGCGGCTGCGCCTCGCAACCGACGTTCATGATCTGCAGGGACACCACCTCCAGGTCATCGCCCTGCAGCTGGAGCTGGCCGAGCGGCTCATGCCGCATGACCCGGAGACGGGGATGGAACATCTGCGTGCGGCCCGCGCCAGCGTGGCCGGTGCCAGCCAAGGCACCCGGGACCTTGCCGCACGGTTCCGCTCGGTGCCCCTGCGCGACGAGATGGCCAATGCCGTGGACCTTTTGAGGGCCGGCGGACACCAGGCTGAGTTCACGACCGATCCCGACACGTCGCTCGCACCGGCGTCGGTATTGGGGCCGGTCATCCGTGAGACCACCACCAATGTGCTCCGCCACGGCGGCGGCAGATGGGCGCAGCTGTCCCTCAGCCGCGCGGACGAAGGGTGGCGGTACCAGATTTCCAACGACGTCGGCGCGGTAGTTTCCTGCGGTGACGCTTCGGATCGGGATGCTTCCGGGTTGGACGGAATTGCGCTTCGGGCCGCCGGGGCGGGCGGCGAACTCGAGGTGCGGCGCGAAGACGAAACGTTCACCGTGGTTGTCACTGTTCCTGCGCCCGGAAAGGACAGCAAATGA
- a CDS encoding SDR family oxidoreductase yields MAGNSEQHSGRVAVVTGAGRGIGHATAALLLRNGWRVGAFDIDTHGLAELKDIASAHGTTVVTGPLDVRDAQQWRDALASVCEDHLDLLVNNAGLLAAGPFVDTDLERHRALVDVNVLGTINGAHTAFPYLKKADRPVLLNLGSASAIYGQPDLATYSATKFAVRGLTEALELEWAEHGIAVLDLWPLFVNTGMVKGVNIGAIQSFGVRLNETDVAAAAVAAVDRSVKARNRRWPRNVHRAVGIQARVLAATAQISPNWANRLLTERLTRRPNAHL; encoded by the coding sequence ATGGCCGGGAACAGTGAGCAGCATTCCGGCCGCGTCGCCGTCGTCACGGGCGCCGGCCGCGGCATCGGACACGCCACCGCCGCCCTTCTGCTGCGCAACGGATGGCGGGTCGGCGCCTTCGACATCGACACTCACGGCCTCGCCGAGCTCAAGGACATCGCTTCTGCCCACGGCACGACCGTCGTCACCGGACCGCTCGATGTCCGGGATGCCCAGCAGTGGCGCGATGCCCTGGCCTCCGTGTGCGAGGACCACTTGGACCTGCTGGTCAACAACGCCGGGCTGCTGGCTGCCGGGCCGTTCGTTGATACCGATCTTGAACGGCACCGGGCGCTCGTGGACGTCAACGTTCTCGGCACCATCAACGGTGCCCATACCGCGTTCCCGTACCTGAAGAAGGCTGACAGGCCGGTGCTGCTCAATCTGGGATCTGCCTCGGCCATTTACGGGCAGCCTGATCTTGCCACCTACTCGGCGACGAAGTTCGCTGTCCGCGGCCTCACCGAGGCACTGGAACTGGAATGGGCGGAACATGGCATTGCCGTGCTCGATCTATGGCCGCTGTTCGTCAACACCGGGATGGTCAAGGGCGTCAACATCGGAGCAATCCAGTCGTTCGGTGTGCGGCTGAACGAAACCGACGTTGCCGCAGCCGCTGTCGCCGCCGTGGATCGCAGCGTCAAGGCCCGCAACCGGAGGTGGCCCCGGAACGTCCACCGCGCCGTCGGGATCCAGGCCCGTGTCCTGGCTGCAACGGCCCAGATATCTCCGAACTGGGCCAACAGGCTCCTCACCGAGCGGCTCACCCGACGCCCGAACGCCCACTTATAG
- a CDS encoding small multidrug efflux protein, producing the protein MSLIETFQNLAAEVPELLQPVVVAAAGAVPFIEGEGAATIGLLGGLYPVAAAAAAMIGNFLCVALLVLLSSGARDAVLTRSRTKARAERDAVAGTGPSAGAATIYAVNEDRMSPRRAKFQRAYERFGVPGVSLLGPLLLPTQFTATMLVATGIGKARILVWQAIAIFGWTTATTIIISRVLAAVS; encoded by the coding sequence ATGAGCCTTATCGAGACCTTCCAGAACCTTGCCGCAGAGGTGCCGGAACTGCTCCAGCCGGTCGTGGTTGCGGCAGCTGGCGCGGTCCCCTTCATCGAGGGTGAGGGCGCTGCGACGATCGGGCTCCTCGGCGGCCTTTATCCGGTGGCCGCGGCGGCTGCCGCGATGATCGGCAACTTCCTGTGCGTGGCGCTGTTGGTGCTGCTCAGCTCAGGAGCGCGCGACGCCGTCCTTACCCGTTCCCGGACGAAGGCTCGGGCTGAGCGCGATGCGGTGGCCGGCACCGGGCCCTCCGCCGGCGCAGCGACCATCTACGCCGTGAACGAGGACCGGATGTCCCCGCGCAGGGCCAAGTTCCAGCGCGCCTATGAGCGTTTCGGTGTTCCCGGGGTGAGCCTGCTCGGACCGCTCCTGTTGCCCACCCAGTTCACGGCCACCATGCTCGTTGCCACCGGCATCGGCAAGGCACGCATCCTGGTCTGGCAGGCGATCGCAATCTTCGGCTGGACAACAGCCACCACAATCATCATCAGCCGCGTCCTGGCTGCTGTGAGCTGA
- a CDS encoding P-loop ATPase, Sll1717 family has protein sequence MTTSLARPLDRVDFGRIDAEKDDKLLDYFITVGTAGKALQGKYLVLGRKGAGKSALFRYVASNANRTVVELDLKDYVFKAHRALRDEGVEASFAYTESWRFAFVIAMFSQSYPSMPFLLRWKGKRLLRKLGTGPDKAPIRAILGWLSRVRNITLPSVGGVLDLGGYSVDSKEMKPFEASTRELVNQLQDLLASAVKLRPITVLVDRLDDAWDGSEDSLKLIGGAARAARQLADDLKQSGAAPAIVFLRTDLWERLKFNDKNKFMQDTVTLDWDNEALAQVIEERIHKTADLPEGQGWETIFTTERMRQGTSAQNYMLKRVMGRPRDVVAFAVFALEVAIANGHERIEKSDIYDAEARYSEHILDELRDEISEHVEDMEAVVNAMKALERRKVALDAWNAAALSSGIASDNIHRVRELLFEASAIGVLRANQKTAYRYNDRSLKIDETGDISVHPALLKELGIIDA, from the coding sequence ATGACTACTTCACTTGCGCGGCCACTAGATCGAGTGGATTTCGGGCGCATCGACGCCGAAAAAGACGACAAGCTGCTCGACTACTTCATCACTGTCGGCACTGCTGGTAAGGCCCTTCAAGGGAAATACCTAGTCCTTGGTCGTAAAGGTGCCGGCAAGAGTGCTCTTTTCCGATACGTAGCATCGAACGCGAACCGAACCGTCGTTGAACTTGATCTCAAGGATTATGTGTTCAAGGCGCATAGGGCTCTTCGCGACGAAGGGGTGGAAGCATCTTTTGCCTACACTGAGTCGTGGAGGTTCGCCTTCGTCATTGCAATGTTCAGCCAAAGCTACCCGTCGATGCCGTTCCTGCTCAGGTGGAAAGGCAAGCGTCTGCTCCGCAAGTTGGGCACCGGACCAGATAAGGCTCCCATCCGGGCTATCCTTGGCTGGCTTTCCAGAGTCCGAAATATCACTTTGCCATCGGTCGGCGGGGTATTGGACCTCGGTGGTTACAGCGTCGACTCGAAGGAGATGAAACCCTTTGAAGCGTCAACGCGCGAACTTGTGAACCAACTGCAGGACTTGCTAGCTTCGGCCGTAAAGTTGCGTCCAATCACGGTTCTTGTTGACCGTCTGGACGACGCATGGGACGGTTCTGAAGATTCCCTCAAACTCATCGGTGGGGCTGCGCGAGCAGCGCGACAGCTTGCCGATGACTTGAAACAGTCCGGCGCTGCCCCCGCAATCGTGTTCCTGCGGACGGATTTGTGGGAGCGCCTAAAGTTCAACGATAAGAACAAGTTCATGCAGGACACCGTCACCCTCGATTGGGATAACGAAGCCTTGGCGCAGGTAATTGAGGAACGTATACATAAGACGGCTGACTTGCCTGAGGGGCAGGGGTGGGAAACGATTTTCACCACCGAAAGAATGCGCCAAGGAACATCTGCCCAGAACTACATGCTCAAACGAGTTATGGGGCGCCCGAGGGATGTTGTTGCCTTTGCGGTATTTGCCCTAGAGGTCGCAATCGCGAACGGCCACGAGCGTATTGAGAAATCAGATATATACGATGCCGAAGCTAGATACAGCGAGCACATCCTTGATGAACTTCGGGACGAGATTTCCGAACATGTCGAAGATATGGAGGCGGTGGTAAACGCGATGAAGGCTCTTGAACGCAGGAAGGTGGCCCTCGATGCCTGGAATGCGGCCGCATTGAGTAGCGGAATTGCCTCCGATAACATTCACCGTGTTCGTGAACTCTTGTTTGAAGCTTCGGCGATCGGTGTTCTTCGGGCCAATCAAAAAACCGCTTACCGGTATAATGATCGGTCACTTAAGATCGATGAAACCGGTGATATAAGTGTGCATCCTGCGCTCCTCAAAGAACTGGGAATTATAGACGCATAA
- a CDS encoding TetR/AcrR family transcriptional regulator, translated as MPTTTWERLPEARRNAVISAAEDEFSRHGFSGGSLNVIAREAGVAKGSLFQYFRDKSDLYAYLSERASVRIRADMEMAIRSLDWSHGFFVPLRELVVLWEEYFHSHPLELAMTVAVNVEPERSARMAVRQVANEHYAAVLRPLLAGASKRGDLRPQADLEAFLALLLVLLPHIALAPHSPGLDPVLGLSSAARQERHSAVERLVAVLEAAFGPQHLDAV; from the coding sequence ATGCCGACGACGACGTGGGAGCGGCTGCCGGAGGCCCGGCGTAACGCGGTGATCAGCGCGGCAGAGGATGAGTTCTCCCGGCACGGCTTCTCCGGGGGCAGCTTGAACGTCATTGCACGCGAGGCTGGTGTCGCCAAGGGCAGCCTGTTCCAGTACTTCCGCGACAAATCAGACCTGTACGCGTACCTGTCCGAGCGCGCCAGCGTCCGCATCCGGGCGGACATGGAGATGGCCATCCGGTCTCTCGACTGGAGCCACGGGTTCTTCGTCCCGCTCCGCGAGCTGGTGGTGCTGTGGGAGGAGTACTTCCATTCCCACCCCCTGGAGCTCGCGATGACGGTGGCGGTCAACGTGGAACCGGAGCGGTCCGCGCGGATGGCGGTCCGTCAGGTCGCCAATGAGCACTACGCCGCCGTTCTGCGGCCGCTGTTGGCCGGTGCTTCCAAGCGCGGTGACCTGCGGCCGCAGGCGGACCTGGAGGCTTTCCTCGCCCTGTTGCTGGTGTTGCTGCCCCACATCGCACTGGCCCCGCACAGCCCGGGCCTTGATCCGGTGCTGGGGTTGAGCAGCGCGGCCCGTCAGGAACGGCATTCCGCCGTCGAGCGTTTGGTCGCTGTGCTCGAGGCGGCGTTCGGTCCGCAACACCTCGACGCCGTCTGA
- a CDS encoding flavin-containing monooxygenase encodes MTTFHSTSSAANLSRSDRERVCVIGAGSSGITAAKVLHERGLGFDCFELSDRVGGNWVWGNSNGVSATYKSLHINTSRSRMEFSDFPMPEALPNFARHDQIAAYFDAYVDHFGFRDKITFNTGVEQVHPLPRGGFEVRLNSGETRFYGSVMVANGHHWDPRMPEPAFPGAETFTGEQMHSHDYKDEQQLVGKRVVVLGMGNSAMDISTDASYHAAETYLSHRRGVHIIPKYVFGKPYDEIAGNEKIPSWVRWPVARLLMRAATGPMSRYGLQEPDHKFAQAHPTMSSRVLDRLAHGAVVPKPNIQRFDGDDVVFADGSRVAADLVVYCTGYKISFPFFDRDFLDPGGDNEVRLYKRMFHPTVPGLFFIGLVQPLGAIMPISERQSELAADHLQGRYALPEPAEMDAEIDRHRKAVAKRYVTSKRHTIQVDFDDYMRVLRSEREAGARRVTAAQANSHRVAA; translated from the coding sequence ATGACGACATTCCACAGCACGTCCTCCGCCGCCAACCTCAGCCGCAGCGACCGCGAGCGCGTGTGTGTCATCGGCGCCGGATCCTCCGGCATCACGGCGGCCAAGGTGCTCCACGAACGCGGACTCGGCTTCGACTGCTTCGAGCTTTCCGACCGGGTGGGCGGCAACTGGGTGTGGGGCAACAGCAACGGCGTGTCGGCGACGTACAAATCCCTGCACATCAACACCTCCCGCAGCCGGATGGAGTTCAGCGACTTTCCGATGCCCGAGGCCCTGCCCAACTTCGCCCGCCACGACCAGATCGCCGCGTACTTCGACGCCTACGTGGACCACTTCGGGTTCCGGGACAAGATCACCTTCAACACCGGCGTGGAGCAGGTGCACCCGCTCCCCCGCGGCGGTTTCGAGGTGCGGCTGAACAGCGGGGAGACCCGGTTCTACGGCTCGGTCATGGTCGCCAACGGCCACCACTGGGACCCCCGGATGCCGGAGCCCGCTTTCCCCGGCGCGGAGACCTTCACCGGCGAGCAGATGCACTCCCACGACTACAAGGACGAGCAGCAGCTCGTCGGCAAGAGGGTTGTGGTGCTCGGCATGGGCAACTCGGCCATGGACATCTCCACGGACGCCAGCTATCACGCGGCCGAGACCTACCTCTCCCACCGGCGGGGAGTGCACATCATTCCCAAGTACGTCTTCGGCAAGCCCTACGATGAGATCGCCGGGAACGAGAAGATCCCGTCCTGGGTCCGCTGGCCGGTTGCCCGGCTGCTCATGCGTGCGGCCACGGGTCCGATGTCGCGCTACGGCCTCCAGGAGCCCGACCATAAGTTCGCCCAGGCACACCCGACCATGTCCAGCCGGGTGCTCGACCGGCTGGCCCACGGCGCCGTGGTTCCGAAGCCAAACATCCAGCGGTTCGACGGCGACGACGTGGTCTTCGCGGACGGCAGCCGCGTCGCGGCCGACCTGGTGGTCTACTGCACCGGGTACAAGATCTCCTTCCCCTTCTTCGACCGTGACTTCCTTGACCCCGGCGGAGACAACGAGGTCAGGCTCTACAAGCGGATGTTCCACCCGACGGTGCCCGGGCTGTTCTTCATCGGACTCGTCCAGCCGCTCGGCGCGATCATGCCGATCTCCGAGCGGCAGTCCGAGCTCGCTGCCGACCATCTCCAGGGCCGCTACGCCCTGCCGGAACCGGCGGAGATGGACGCGGAGATTGACCGCCACCGGAAGGCGGTCGCCAAGAGGTACGTCACCAGCAAGCGGCACACCATCCAGGTGGATTTCGACGATTACATGCGGGTCCTGCGCAGCGAGCGCGAGGCCGGAGCACGGCGCGTCACCGCTGCGCAGGCCAACTCCCACCGCGTGGCGGCCTGA
- a CDS encoding response regulator transcription factor: MIRVLLADDEGMIRSALAALLSLESDIEVVAECADGAEAVSEAVRLKPDICLLDLEMPHLDGVQVTEQLNRTIAARCVIVTRHARPGVLRRALASGAAGFMPKSRSAHEVAVVIRRVAAGGRYVDPEVAADALSDERPPLTDRELDVLRAARQGESTRQIAHTLSLATGTVRNHISTVLGKLAVESRQQAVLLAEERGWI; this comes from the coding sequence ATGATCCGCGTGCTGCTTGCGGACGATGAGGGGATGATTCGCTCTGCTCTGGCGGCGTTGCTGAGCCTCGAATCGGATATCGAGGTTGTGGCGGAATGCGCCGACGGCGCGGAAGCGGTGAGCGAAGCGGTGCGGCTCAAGCCGGATATCTGTCTGCTGGACCTGGAAATGCCGCATCTCGACGGCGTTCAGGTCACGGAGCAGTTGAACCGAACCATCGCCGCGCGGTGCGTGATTGTCACCCGCCATGCCCGGCCGGGGGTCCTGCGGCGCGCGCTGGCGTCGGGTGCTGCGGGATTCATGCCGAAGTCCCGCAGCGCCCATGAGGTTGCTGTCGTCATCCGCCGCGTTGCTGCCGGTGGCCGCTACGTCGATCCGGAAGTGGCAGCAGACGCACTGAGCGACGAGCGCCCACCGTTGACCGACCGGGAGTTGGACGTGCTGCGCGCGGCCCGGCAAGGGGAGTCGACGCGGCAGATCGCGCACACCCTGTCACTGGCTACCGGCACCGTGCGTAACCACATCTCGACCGTACTAGGAAAGCTTGCGGTGGAGTCCCGGCAGCAAGCGGTGCTCCTTGCGGAGGAGCGCGGCTGGATTTGA
- a CDS encoding DUF3800 domain-containing protein — protein MTISRLIYIDDSGSVDSGLIVYGWIECSPERWRYALRAILELRKSLYREHAVPPAEELHATKFINGRDRVSTRDHASRTEWKTLGRAIARDCLTVLRDCDDIRIGSVYRRTNAKGREYSLERGKVYEELLRQLNDEHRADDTYAFLSMDGDGSDPTYFNAHRSLPLDSRYIIEDPMFHDSRRSQWVQMADLVAYVVFTHLNRHDGNKFAWDWYEDYLAPRDCHLGPQEI, from the coding sequence TGACAGTGGCCTGATCGTTTACGGATGGATCGAGTGTTCGCCCGAGCGCTGGCGTTACGCGTTGAGGGCTATCCTCGAGCTTCGGAAGTCACTCTACCGAGAGCACGCCGTCCCTCCTGCCGAGGAACTTCATGCCACCAAGTTCATCAATGGCCGAGACCGTGTCTCTACCCGCGACCATGCCAGCCGGACGGAGTGGAAGACCTTGGGGCGGGCCATTGCCCGTGACTGCCTTACCGTTCTCAGGGACTGCGACGATATCCGGATCGGATCGGTGTACCGTCGGACAAATGCTAAAGGGCGGGAGTACTCCCTGGAGCGCGGCAAGGTGTACGAAGAACTTCTGCGACAGCTAAACGATGAGCACCGGGCAGACGATACCTATGCCTTCCTCAGCATGGATGGCGACGGGTCCGACCCGACTTACTTCAATGCGCATCGTTCCCTGCCACTGGATAGTCGATACATCATTGAGGACCCAATGTTCCACGATTCTCGACGTTCCCAGTGGGTGCAGATGGCCGATCTTGTCGCGTATGTCGTCTTCACCCACCTCAATCGACATGACGGCAACAAGTTCGCGTGGGACTGGTACGAAGACTACCTGGCGCCACGAGATTGTCATCTCGGGCCCCAAGAAATCTAG
- a CDS encoding alpha/beta hydrolase: protein MTININTPACSIGPRGLELHHVLPAPGVPEKAPLLFVHGLGHGAWCWSHWLEAAAAAGHPAYAVSLRGHGASQGSLRTARLSHYVDDVVHTAASLPRRPVLVGHSLGGLVVQLALARYAARAGVLVAPVPAHPAVGSLLAIARRHPADAARLCLGRSLPLRPDYLFNQLPGPEAQRLADRCGPESPLVQYQLLLHRPAARPRGDAPVLVLATPDDALVPLADVRRTASRYAAPVLTFPGMGHDLMLDRGWRAPFDAMTSWLGQLPPR, encoded by the coding sequence GTGACGATCAACATCAACACTCCGGCATGCAGCATCGGTCCGCGCGGCCTGGAGCTGCACCACGTCCTTCCGGCCCCCGGTGTGCCGGAGAAAGCACCGCTATTGTTCGTGCACGGGCTCGGACACGGAGCCTGGTGCTGGTCCCACTGGCTGGAGGCTGCCGCCGCGGCCGGCCATCCGGCGTACGCGGTCTCGCTGCGCGGACACGGTGCCAGCCAAGGGTCGTTGCGGACGGCCAGGCTGAGCCATTATGTCGACGACGTCGTCCACACGGCGGCCAGCCTGCCCCGGCGGCCGGTGCTGGTCGGACACTCCCTGGGCGGGCTGGTGGTGCAGCTGGCACTGGCGCGGTACGCCGCCCGGGCCGGTGTCCTGGTGGCTCCCGTGCCGGCCCATCCGGCCGTGGGTTCCCTCCTGGCGATTGCCCGCCGCCACCCCGCAGACGCGGCCCGCTTGTGCCTCGGCAGGTCCTTGCCGCTGCGCCCGGACTACCTGTTCAACCAGCTCCCCGGGCCCGAGGCCCAGCGGCTGGCCGACCGGTGCGGGCCGGAGTCGCCGCTGGTCCAGTACCAGCTCCTGCTGCACCGGCCGGCAGCGCGGCCCCGCGGCGACGCGCCGGTGCTGGTGCTTGCCACCCCGGACGATGCCCTCGTGCCCCTGGCCGACGTGCGCCGCACGGCATCGCGCTACGCAGCCCCCGTCCTCACCTTCCCCGGCATGGGCCACGACCTGATGCTCGACCGCGGGTGGCGCGCACCCTTCGATGCGATGACGAGCTGGCTCGGCCAGCTGCCGCCGCGCTGA